A window of Thermosynechococcus sp. NK55a contains these coding sequences:
- a CDS encoding DapH/DapD/GlmU-related protein, with product MTFAKSIAYAFALPSKAFMRIRMTYFRLRLGYLGPRAQIYDRVRIAWSRHVRIGANTSIGPGVYLWASSQGHISIGERCAIAADTRIVTPTHDPAALPITAVGINQSVEIGDDVWIGTGAIILPGVRIGSRSIVAAGAVVTKDVPEDVLVAGVPARIVKTLLPAEIRRENGRQALNAKGVRS from the coding sequence ATGACCTTTGCGAAATCAATCGCCTACGCCTTCGCCCTCCCGAGCAAAGCTTTCATGCGCATCCGTATGACCTATTTCCGTCTGCGGCTGGGGTACTTGGGGCCGCGTGCGCAAATTTACGATCGCGTCAGAATCGCATGGTCGCGGCATGTCCGCATCGGTGCCAACACCTCGATAGGCCCCGGCGTTTACCTGTGGGCTTCCTCGCAAGGCCATATCAGCATCGGCGAACGCTGCGCCATCGCGGCTGATACCCGCATCGTGACTCCCACGCACGATCCTGCTGCACTGCCCATCACCGCGGTCGGCATCAATCAATCCGTCGAAATCGGCGACGATGTCTGGATTGGCACAGGCGCCATCATTCTTCCGGGGGTCAGAATCGGCAGCCGCAGCATCGTTGCTGCGGGAGCGGTTGTAACGAAGGATGTGCCAGAGGACGTCTTGGTTGCTGGCGTACCGGCGCGCATTGTGAAAACCTTGCTCCCCGCCGAAATCCGGCGGGAAAACGGGCGCCAGGCCTTGAACGCAAAGGGGGTAAGATCATGA
- a CDS encoding ABC transporter ATP-binding protein/permease, translating to MTQAAWLELVKSVSEQGVQLPTGGLKIGRAPDNDLVLNDPSVSRHHAYLGWQEGRVHLTDLGSKAGTHLNGQPVVPNTPIPLENGDLITLGNSAVRFRLVWQYQEYQPGTLEVGGPTEVPVVEVRTKTWRQRWGLREQTSLLGTHPGCDVVVDTPELLPCHLKLRFVDQHLQVIDLSNPQPAMHPYLGIGESYALTEFVTLTYVGQELPDCIDTQRHAIAFSPATELRLTNTATVLAIPEADGTPTVPVKTISLVGYNTFTIGRDPSNDLVIEHPTVSRHHAKIERRNGDLILTDLASSNGTFVNGREVETPTLLRVGDSIRIGSDRLVLNVDETLTQYAESGHMRLDAINLTKVVGKGTRILHDISLSIMPKEFVAILGPSGSGKSTLLDALNGLRPATTGTVLVNGTNFYRNYQAFQAQLGYVPQKNIIHEELTIAQALEYAAKLRMPPDTTAAERQRRVTEVLTELGLNHRRDVPISRLSGGQQRRVCIGAELLTQPSLFFLDEATSGLDPGTEADLMFLLRQLADQGRTILIITHATQNIRECDLVIYLAEGGRLAYFGPPDQLLPYFRATFGDRLSGIKLEDFSGIYRALDKEKNPHAPTSEELEQAYRRSRLYQEYVVGRQQALAYMPDESQRSPKGKSGRSSEPKSKISPWQQFLILIHRNLTILSQDRIQLLLTLLIAPLLASLNFVSWRRDLFNPETGNGGQALTMIFVTSLIAVMIGAMTTMRELVKEVEVYRRERLVGLRLLPYLGSKVAIALGLALYQAATYLAVTKLAVDLPGDWGVTFAMYITFALAIFGGMAMGLLVSALAPSQNIVPLLVLMFLVPQIIFSGGIQPVSSFGLPGQIINHLTVIKWPFEAMVKLTGMGDDIANDPCWREPEEERQKMTEQMQREFCLCYGPGLFQTCNFPGIRSKYVPTVDEPAPPQPEPPGDPPNDPAALQDYLRRLQAYQAAMDEWEVKYSEWNRQRSRAINEAQGTISRFQRDQGYMFTVNVQRHWRDQSLLILAMLVALPFCQKRRDFGR from the coding sequence ATGACTCAAGCAGCGTGGTTAGAACTGGTCAAATCAGTGAGTGAGCAGGGCGTCCAGTTACCCACCGGCGGACTGAAAATTGGCCGTGCCCCTGATAACGACCTTGTTCTCAACGATCCTTCTGTTTCCCGCCACCATGCTTACTTGGGATGGCAAGAAGGGAGAGTACATTTAACTGATCTGGGCAGTAAGGCAGGTACCCATCTCAATGGCCAGCCAGTTGTGCCCAATACCCCTATTCCTCTAGAAAATGGTGACTTAATCACGCTTGGCAACTCAGCAGTGCGTTTTCGCCTGGTTTGGCAGTATCAGGAATATCAGCCCGGCACTCTCGAGGTGGGTGGGCCTACTGAAGTTCCTGTGGTTGAAGTTCGCACAAAAACGTGGCGACAACGTTGGGGATTAAGGGAGCAAACTAGTCTTTTGGGAACGCATCCTGGCTGCGATGTCGTGGTGGATACTCCTGAACTGCTGCCCTGCCATTTGAAGTTGCGCTTTGTCGATCAGCATCTTCAGGTCATTGATCTCAGTAACCCGCAGCCAGCGATGCACCCGTATTTGGGAATCGGGGAAAGCTATGCTCTGACAGAGTTTGTTACTCTCACCTATGTAGGACAGGAGTTGCCTGATTGCATTGATACCCAGCGCCATGCCATTGCCTTTAGCCCAGCGACAGAGTTGCGTTTGACCAACACGGCAACGGTACTCGCCATTCCTGAGGCAGATGGCACACCCACTGTCCCTGTGAAGACGATTTCGCTGGTGGGATACAACACGTTCACGATCGGCCGCGATCCTAGTAATGATTTAGTCATTGAGCATCCGACAGTCTCGCGTCACCACGCCAAAATTGAGCGCCGCAATGGCGATTTAATTCTCACGGACTTGGCATCCAGCAACGGCACGTTTGTCAACGGCCGTGAGGTAGAAACACCCACACTGCTGCGGGTGGGGGATAGTATCCGCATTGGCAGCGATCGCCTTGTTCTCAATGTCGATGAAACCCTGACCCAATATGCTGAATCGGGTCACATGCGCCTGGATGCCATCAACCTCACTAAGGTGGTGGGTAAAGGGACGCGAATTCTCCACGATATTTCCCTATCAATCATGCCCAAAGAGTTTGTGGCCATTCTGGGTCCCAGTGGGAGCGGTAAGTCAACACTCCTCGATGCCCTCAATGGATTGCGGCCAGCAACAACGGGAACTGTACTGGTCAATGGCACAAATTTCTACCGCAACTATCAGGCCTTTCAAGCGCAATTGGGCTATGTACCACAGAAAAATATCATTCACGAGGAACTGACGATCGCCCAAGCTTTGGAATATGCAGCAAAACTACGGATGCCCCCCGATACAACTGCAGCAGAACGCCAACGGCGGGTGACAGAGGTGTTAACAGAATTGGGACTGAACCACCGTCGGGATGTGCCCATTTCGCGTCTGAGTGGGGGTCAACAGCGGCGAGTATGTATTGGAGCAGAATTGCTGACCCAGCCCAGTCTTTTCTTCCTCGATGAGGCGACCTCTGGCTTGGATCCCGGCACTGAGGCGGACCTGATGTTTTTGCTGCGGCAGTTGGCAGATCAGGGGCGAACGATCCTCATCATTACCCATGCCACCCAAAACATCCGGGAGTGTGATCTGGTGATCTATTTGGCGGAGGGCGGACGGCTCGCCTACTTTGGCCCCCCTGATCAACTGCTGCCCTATTTCCGCGCCACCTTTGGCGATCGCTTGAGTGGCATCAAGCTCGAGGATTTCTCTGGCATCTACCGTGCCTTAGACAAGGAGAAAAACCCCCATGCCCCCACTTCAGAAGAGCTAGAGCAGGCCTACCGGCGATCGCGCCTCTATCAGGAATATGTTGTGGGACGCCAACAGGCGCTGGCTTACATGCCCGATGAAAGTCAGCGGTCCCCCAAGGGCAAGTCCGGTCGCAGCAGTGAACCGAAATCCAAAATCTCCCCTTGGCAACAATTTCTCATTCTCATCCACCGCAATCTCACTATCCTCAGTCAAGATCGCATCCAGCTGCTGCTGACCCTCTTAATTGCTCCCTTGCTCGCTAGTCTGAATTTTGTCTCTTGGCGGCGGGATCTCTTTAATCCCGAAACGGGGAATGGGGGTCAAGCCCTGACGATGATTTTTGTCACCAGTCTCATTGCGGTGATGATTGGTGCGATGACGACAATGCGCGAGTTGGTCAAGGAGGTGGAAGTTTATCGGCGGGAGCGGTTGGTTGGCCTGCGACTGTTGCCCTACCTTGGCTCTAAGGTGGCGATCGCCCTTGGTCTGGCCCTTTATCAAGCGGCCACCTACCTTGCGGTAACAAAACTAGCAGTGGATTTACCGGGAGATTGGGGTGTCACCTTTGCCATGTACATCACCTTTGCCCTTGCCATTTTTGGCGGTATGGCGATGGGCCTTTTGGTGTCTGCCCTGGCCCCTAGCCAAAACATTGTGCCTCTGCTGGTGCTAATGTTTTTAGTACCACAAATTATCTTTAGTGGCGGTATTCAGCCCGTTTCTTCCTTTGGGTTGCCGGGGCAGATCATCAACCATCTGACGGTGATTAAATGGCCCTTTGAGGCGATGGTAAAGCTCACGGGTATGGGAGATGACATTGCCAATGACCCCTGTTGGCGGGAGCCAGAGGAAGAGCGGCAAAAAATGACCGAACAGATGCAGCGGGAGTTTTGTCTTTGCTATGGCCCCGGCCTCTTTCAAACCTGCAACTTCCCCGGAATTCGCTCCAAATACGTACCCACAGTGGATGAACCCGCACCGCCGCAGCCAGAGCCTCCCGGCGATCCCCCCAATGATCCGGCGGCGCTCCAGGACTACCTCCGACGGCTGCAAGCCTATCAGGCGGCAATGGACGAGTGGGAAGTAAAATACTCCGAGTGGAATCGCCAGCGCAGTCGCGCCATCAATGAAGCGCAGGGCACCATCAGTCGCTTCCAGCGGGATCAAGGGTATATGTTTACCGTGAATGTGCAACGCCATTGGCGGGATCAAAGCCTTCTCATCTTGGCAATGCTGGTGGCTTTACCCTTCTGTCAAAAACGCCGGGACTTTGGCCGTTGA